Below is a genomic region from Prochlorococcus marinus str. MIT 0918.
AAAGCAGCTAGAGTCATCCTACGAAAGAATACAAGGCAATCTAATATCCAAATTTCATAGAGGAAGTGACATCGGAATGCAAAAACAAAAGTCAAATACAATTAACTTAAAAAAAGTTATAGATAAATCTCCAGCTTTTAAAGAAAATAAAAACACACTTCGTATATCGCTCTCATTCCAAAACACAGTCACTGAGATGCGTGATAAAGAAAAAAAACTAACCTCATCTATAGACTGGACCCGAGGAAGATTTACAGGGGAAGTTGAAAAAATTATAATGAAGGAAGGCATAATCTATGAAAAAATATTCTTAACTCCAAAGGGGGCAATAGTTACGGTAAAGAGAAGTGAACTTGGCTTATTGCTGATGATTCAAGAAAAGCTAATGCTAATTAAAAGAAATAAGCTTTGATAAACAAAGTTAGCCTATTTAATTAAACATGCAGAGGCTGCCAGAGAAAACAAACCAAAGGGGCTTGACTTTATAGCAGTACAAAAGTACTATTAAGTGGTATGGCTTGAGATTGCTATGTAAGCATCCCAAGGATATTTAAAAAAACTATGCGTATTCAACAATTTCTTATACTCCTATTGAAAGCCAATATTATTACCGCCTGGGAGTCCAGAATATTAGAACTTTGTAATAATGGAGAAAGAGCATGATTGGATTCATATTTATATTTACTTGGCTATCTCTTATCATTCTAATAGCAACTTTTAGGCAAGAAGTGTCTTTAAAAAAATAAATAATTAATTAGCAAAAAAAAATTTCTTGCCTTTCATTACAATAAGAAAATAAAGAGGTTAATACAAAGAATCTGGTTAAATTGTTTTATCTCCTAATTAGTCTTGCAATACCAAGGACACACCAGCATTTTCTAGCTAAGCCTTCGTTTACCTTTATTTCTAAAGCATTTCTAGACTACCCCCTCCCAAGCCCAATAACCATTGACACTTAAGTTATTAACCTTTCAACAGGTTTATTATTTTTAAATTGAATTTGAATAGAGGTTTTAGCCTAATTCGCTATACACATTAACCACAAAATTGTAATCATAATGCTTAGCAAAAACCAAACAACCCTCCTGGGCGCAAAATAAACTTTGAGCAAGCGCCTGTGCTTATATTTGTCTTTGATTTACCTTGAGAACCCCACTGAGTTAGAAGCTTGGCAGAAATTATTCCATAAGTAGTCGTAATTTGTATATCACTCACAAATGATTCAAAGAAACAATCTCTTTTCACAAAAAAGCCCCTAAAGATATAGAGGCATAAGGTTAGATTTTCTAAACAGAATTATTTAGAATACTTGCTCCCTCTATAAGCAAGAGTTGAATGAACCTCGGACTTAGCAGTGTCTCTACAAGTATTATAATGCTCTCGCCTATAAGTCAGCTCAGTGCAGTTTTTTGCAACAGGTTTTTTGTGCTGAACGTAATCAAGTCCGCGATAAAGAAGAGTAGTCATTTAATCAAGCTCCAAAATAAACTTAAGTCCCCGTTCCATGGCTTAAGCTGTTATGCGGCTCGCTTTGTAGCGAGTTGAACGTTTTGTAGTCGTTGCTACATTATTTATAATATATATTTTATAGGGACTATGTTGTTCATCCCGATACAAGTTCACAATGAATCCTATTAAGCTTAAAGTGAAAGGTATTTCTATTCATAAAAAGAGGCGTATAGAGCTGCTGCTGAAAAAACTAAATAATGGGGCTCTTTAATTTAATTGCTGCAGGATGGCTTGAATTACATATTCTTCTTCCTTTAGTATTATGGTGAACAACCAGTACAAAATTTACTTCTATCATCAGATAAATCGCTACCTTTTAATATTCCATAAATTATTTAATTGATGACAAACAATCACCATAAATACTCAAGGTTTCATTCAAATGGGTAATCCAAAATCAAGCAGCTGGTCAATCTTCAAGGTTTTTGTCAAAAGAAAATTAATGCAAATTTTTTCTAAGGACTTAGATCTGAACCTAAATCAAGAGCCTCTAAAAGATTGGGAGCAAAAGGTTCAAGAAAGAGAGCTGAAAAGACAAGCAGCCAAAAAAGCCTGGGAAGAAAGACAAAAGCAATTGGAATTGAAATCAGCTCAAGAAATTCAAGCCAATCAAGAATCTAAAGAAATCAATGAAACTCCTCAAGAAAATATTGAATAACAATTATTCAATACATGGTTCTATTCGACACCCAAGTTGAATAAGTCCTCTATCAAATAATCTACCTAGCTTAAGTGCAGTTGCTTCTTCCAGTCTTGAAAAATACCGCTGATTAGCTGTTATCCAATTCATCTCATCACTGGTGATTATTCCAGTTGAAACAGATTGAAGAAAAAGAGATCCTAGATTCATAGCATTTGATCTAATGAGAAGTAAAAAAGCTATCAATTAAGAAATGAAAGCTTTAATCAATTGAACAAAGGCTGACTAATCC
It encodes:
- a CDS encoding DUF4278 domain-containing protein, with the translated sequence MTTLLYRGLDYVQHKKPVAKNCTELTYRREHYNTCRDTAKSEVHSTLAYRGSKYSK